One Vallitalea pronyensis genomic region harbors:
- a CDS encoding stalk domain-containing protein — protein sequence MKKSIKILVAMVVLITVSTSLSASSLIRDISGKENKGITITYNGQVQTLKDGHGEVIYPVIIDGSTYLPVRAVTEMVGADITWNGTTKTIDITTKDNSDGAVPTDLPPSNDTQPKPEPQENPQQPTPSPSNSAGTLEDPVPFGSTYVFNDRNAYDGNETKAHFEITVLKADPITRDGIAELGFQKPEDDPLYSYVMLTLKIKASNVTYTGSEYRFLSNIYPHVWGSSTPQGNSIIGGTDYGFTKSFNDALDYEVGFEKVENDGKSHAYEVEGKVLLPIFNNLETYFVMEKSDYDLDDRCIYFKLK from the coding sequence ATGAAAAAATCCATCAAGATTTTAGTTGCAATGGTAGTACTCATCACGGTATCAACATCATTATCAGCAAGTTCCTTGATAAGGGATATATCAGGGAAAGAGAACAAAGGCATTACCATTACTTACAATGGTCAAGTGCAGACATTAAAAGATGGTCATGGGGAGGTAATCTATCCAGTTATTATTGATGGATCAACCTATTTACCTGTTCGAGCAGTTACAGAAATGGTGGGAGCAGATATTACTTGGAATGGGACAACGAAGACCATTGATATTACAACCAAAGACAACTCAGATGGGGCTGTTCCAACGGATTTACCGCCATCTAATGACACACAGCCTAAACCTGAGCCACAAGAAAATCCGCAACAACCTACACCAAGCCCATCCAATAGTGCAGGTACATTAGAAGACCCTGTACCATTTGGTTCAACCTATGTATTTAATGACCGAAATGCCTATGATGGTAATGAAACTAAGGCTCATTTTGAAATCACTGTCCTAAAAGCAGACCCTATCACAAGAGATGGCATTGCTGAATTAGGCTTTCAAAAGCCAGAAGATGATCCACTTTATAGTTATGTTATGCTTACCTTAAAAATTAAAGCAAGCAATGTGACCTATACAGGGTCAGAATACAGATTCTTAAGTAATATCTATCCACATGTCTGGGGGTCTTCTACACCTCAAGGAAACAGTATTATTGGAGGAACAGATTACGGATTTACAAAGTCATTCAATGATGCTTTAGATTATGAAGTTGGTTTTGAAAAAGTAGAAAACGATGGTAAAAGTCATGCCTATGAAGTTGAAGGTAAGGTGTTATTACCAATTTTTAACAACTTGGAAACGTACTTTGTCATGGAGAAATCGGATTATGATTTAGATGACCGATGCATTTACTTTAAACTAAAATAA
- a CDS encoding alkaline phosphatase has translation MKKKLISLALLITLLLSYSVTHAYQAPNKATVGSVATTTQKQPKYIFYFIGDGMGTSQRQITEYYLQETTGDATKKLLMNTFPHSAINTTHSMNTLITDSAAAGTALATGYKTDNGVISKDPQGNDLKTLVEAAEEIGMATGLASTTRITHATPAVFASHNESRGNENEIAADFLDSGVDYIVGGGVRHFLPEGWKDNQTDAFGKTIKSKRKDSRNLLAEFRQAGYTVRYGMKGAEEFRKETFKAGDQYLGLFTYSHLPYTLDDMHNDSYNAPTLVEMTSKGIELLSKDQDGFFFMIEGGRIDHACHPNDTPAAIMDTLAFDDAVKEAYDFYLKHPEETLILVLGDHETGGLGMGVNTDYFLSLSELTKAKMSIEVLQGQYDGDRAAFYAFIEENFGLTELSKEEKSLFEKSMDMVDEGTFTYNNKYKYDETAMAVTHILSERAGVYWTSYAHTATQIPMSAIGVGAEQYSGFMDNTTIANLTAELVGLSLK, from the coding sequence ATGAAAAAGAAATTAATCAGTTTAGCTCTCTTAATAACGCTACTTCTGTCTTACTCTGTAACACATGCTTATCAAGCACCTAATAAAGCAACTGTAGGTTCTGTAGCAACGACCACTCAAAAACAACCTAAATACATATTCTATTTTATTGGTGATGGTATGGGTACATCACAAAGACAAATTACGGAGTATTATTTACAAGAAACAACAGGTGATGCTACGAAGAAATTACTCATGAACACGTTTCCTCATTCAGCAATTAATACAACCCATTCTATGAATACACTCATTACGGATTCAGCAGCAGCAGGTACAGCACTTGCAACTGGCTATAAAACCGATAACGGTGTTATATCAAAAGACCCTCAAGGTAACGACTTAAAAACGCTTGTTGAAGCAGCAGAAGAAATAGGTATGGCAACTGGACTTGCATCTACCACACGTATTACACATGCCACACCTGCTGTATTTGCATCTCATAATGAAAGCCGTGGAAATGAAAATGAAATCGCAGCAGATTTCCTAGACAGTGGTGTTGATTACATTGTTGGTGGAGGCGTTCGTCACTTCTTACCTGAAGGATGGAAAGACAATCAAACAGATGCTTTTGGTAAAACCATCAAATCCAAACGTAAAGATAGCCGTAATCTCTTAGCAGAGTTTCGTCAAGCTGGCTATACCGTACGTTATGGTATGAAAGGTGCAGAAGAGTTTAGAAAAGAAACATTCAAAGCAGGGGATCAATACCTTGGTCTATTCACCTATTCTCATCTACCCTACACGTTAGATGATATGCATAATGATAGCTACAATGCACCTACTTTAGTAGAAATGACAAGTAAAGGTATTGAATTACTTTCAAAAGATCAAGATGGTTTCTTTTTCATGATTGAAGGCGGACGTATTGACCATGCCTGTCATCCAAACGACACACCTGCTGCTATCATGGATACACTTGCATTTGATGATGCTGTAAAAGAAGCTTATGACTTCTACCTTAAGCATCCAGAAGAAACACTTATTCTTGTATTAGGTGACCATGAGACAGGCGGTCTTGGCATGGGTGTTAACACCGATTATTTCTTATCTCTTTCAGAACTTACAAAAGCAAAAATGTCCATCGAAGTATTACAAGGTCAATACGATGGCGACAGAGCAGCATTCTACGCATTTATCGAAGAAAACTTTGGACTAACTGAATTATCAAAAGAAGAAAAAAGCTTATTTGAAAAAAGTATGGACATGGTAGATGAAGGTACGTTCACATACAACAATAAATATAAATATGACGAAACAGCCATGGCCGTAACACATATCTTGTCTGAGCGTGCTGGTGTTTATTGGACTTCCTATGCCCATACAGCAACACAGATTCCTATGTCAGCTATCGGCGTTGGTGCTGAGCAATATAGCGGTTTTATGGATAATACAACCATTGCCAACTTAACAGCTGAACTGGTTGGACTATCGCTTAAATAA
- a CDS encoding YibE/F family protein, with amino-acid sequence MNKKLKVSVIYAILCLITFFLFIRSDRQEDKYNQDVLEAKAIVLEVDDSDVVKSGISAIGYQTLQVRIIDGTYKGEKLSVSNPLMGKLDYDNYYKVKDKVIIALKTDTEGHIIDAKAVELYRQNYMLIVFIIFVILLVWYARDIGVKALFSFVFTILILWKLLIPLLLEGKNPMVIASLTLVLLSAVILFSVAGFTRKGVSAFLGTLCGLLITLFLTMIIGDKLGLRGMTAPYAETIVFSGYFHLDMRSIFYVAVIIGSSGAAMDIAMDVASACWEIKEKKPDISRKELIRSGFNVGRDVIGTMTTTLLLAYSGGYLTLLMLFQIRESSFSRIINMKIIAAEIMRTLVGSIGLVLVAPITALVAGLIMVKDTQPKQLDI; translated from the coding sequence GTGAATAAAAAACTAAAAGTATCTGTTATCTACGCTATTTTATGCCTAATAACCTTTTTTCTCTTTATAAGATCAGACCGCCAAGAAGATAAGTATAATCAAGATGTACTTGAAGCAAAAGCTATCGTTCTGGAAGTTGATGATTCAGACGTTGTGAAGTCTGGTATATCCGCTATAGGCTATCAAACATTGCAGGTTCGCATCATTGATGGTACGTATAAAGGTGAAAAGCTGTCTGTTAGCAATCCACTCATGGGAAAATTGGACTATGATAATTATTATAAAGTAAAGGATAAAGTCATTATTGCACTCAAAACAGATACTGAGGGACATATAATCGATGCGAAAGCCGTTGAACTCTACCGACAAAATTATATGCTCATTGTTTTTATTATCTTTGTGATACTCCTGGTTTGGTATGCAAGGGATATAGGCGTGAAAGCGCTTTTTTCCTTTGTATTTACCATTCTTATTCTATGGAAATTATTAATCCCCCTTTTATTAGAAGGCAAAAATCCAATGGTCATTGCCTCACTTACCCTGGTGCTTCTATCTGCTGTCATTTTATTTTCCGTTGCTGGCTTTACAAGAAAAGGCGTATCTGCATTTCTTGGTACCCTATGCGGCTTGTTAATTACCCTCTTTTTAACAATGATTATTGGGGATAAGTTAGGTCTAAGAGGCATGACTGCCCCTTACGCAGAGACCATTGTTTTCTCTGGCTATTTTCACTTGGATATGCGCAGTATTTTCTATGTAGCTGTTATTATTGGCTCATCCGGTGCAGCCATGGACATCGCGATGGATGTGGCTTCAGCATGTTGGGAGATAAAAGAGAAAAAGCCTGATATCAGTCGCAAAGAACTGATACGATCAGGCTTTAATGTAGGAAGAGATGTCATAGGCACCATGACAACCACCTTGTTACTTGCTTATTCTGGCGGCTATCTTACGTTGCTCATGCTCTTTCAGATTAGAGAATCCAGTTTCTCTCGGATTATCAATATGAAGATTATTGCAGCTGAGATTATGCGAACGCTAGTTGGTAGTATTGGACTCGTTTTGGTTGCACCCATAACCGCATTGGTAGCTGGTTTGATCATGGTAAAAGATACCCAGCCAAAACAGCTTGATATTTAG
- a CDS encoding MBL fold metallo-hydrolase, translating into MNTKKLTIIGIIIIVIVLVVILLKRVIKIEFSRSDKRIPAIKVSLNQDITLTSCGAVFAHFGSADFFPSGMKIEMKNKIIYVDPIVVDNPIKADYIFITHAHQDHFSIDDIEKLAKDDTWIICPKKVAKKLGDYQVRQVTPGDVLELDGIGCEAVAAYSKGFPTHPKSNDNVGYVLTIGDERIYFSGDTDLIPEIKTLEDITVAIVPIDGGNLTMSTNDAILLVNMLSPRIAIPTHYELEKNSTEMFKKMVNEETEVIILSDQK; encoded by the coding sequence ATGAACACAAAAAAATTAACCATTATTGGCATTATCATAATCGTTATTGTACTCGTTGTTATCCTTCTTAAAAGAGTGATTAAAATAGAATTTTCTAGAAGTGATAAGAGAATACCAGCCATAAAAGTTTCTCTTAATCAAGATATCACCCTTACTTCATGTGGAGCTGTGTTCGCTCATTTTGGTTCAGCGGATTTTTTTCCATCTGGCATGAAGATAGAAATGAAGAATAAGATAATCTATGTGGATCCTATTGTGGTAGACAATCCAATTAAGGCAGACTATATATTTATAACCCACGCTCACCAGGACCACTTTTCTATTGATGACATTGAGAAGCTTGCTAAGGATGACACATGGATTATATGCCCCAAAAAAGTCGCCAAAAAATTGGGTGATTATCAGGTGAGACAGGTTACACCAGGAGATGTGCTAGAACTAGATGGTATAGGTTGTGAGGCTGTAGCTGCCTATTCAAAAGGTTTTCCAACCCATCCAAAAAGCAATGATAATGTTGGCTATGTATTAACTATAGGTGATGAGAGAATTTACTTTTCAGGTGATACGGATCTAATTCCTGAGATTAAAACGCTTGAGGACATAACAGTAGCCATCGTTCCCATTGATGGTGGAAACCTAACCATGAGTACAAACGATGCTATTTTACTCGTCAATATGCTTAGCCCTAGAATAGCAATACCGACACATTATGAATTAGAGAAAAATAGCACAGAGATGTTTAAGAAAATGGTGAATGAAGAGACAGAGGTCATTATTTTAAGTGACCAAAAGTAA
- a CDS encoding MerR family transcriptional regulator gives MEHRPQISDKDKMDSSDIRIGKFAKKNNMSVDTIRYYVQLNLIHPLRKGKYFYFGTEQQEQLDFIKHYKDMKFSLDDIKILMYTVQFHILETPIRSNYIESLLHDKRIQLLQEREQLDATIQKLNDEIETVKQQPVKNRDGKGIAFQHLELLCCPVCQESLTIEEGTLKNHSVYHGKLTCNCGVTMDIEEGIIITSEMNHPISHEEQDDSIRNLFATISHNFIEQMLYYVEETTRYILQQDLASKTVLFMKTGAGTLALNVLRKLPKIGMLILFDEDLNQLKVTKNTIDTHYPDYNILYVGGSLDLLPIKRKSIHLAVDFMASFEAAFEKSYNLYQDIMKHMHTHSSIMGLFLYFKKNAVLSRLESEQRKLLDGYFVRNYLKKYQYELIEDSEENMLDIGKGIDDFYQQGDRAVTHLDRYSR, from the coding sequence ATGGAACATAGACCACAGATAAGTGATAAAGATAAGATGGACAGTTCGGATATAAGAATAGGGAAATTCGCCAAGAAAAACAACATGAGTGTGGACACCATACGTTACTATGTGCAACTGAACCTTATTCATCCCTTAAGAAAAGGTAAATACTTTTACTTTGGTACAGAACAGCAGGAACAGTTGGATTTTATTAAGCATTACAAGGACATGAAATTTTCATTGGATGATATTAAGATATTGATGTATACGGTACAGTTTCATATACTGGAGACACCTATTAGAAGCAATTATATTGAGAGCTTGCTTCATGATAAGCGGATTCAGCTTCTACAAGAGCGGGAACAACTGGATGCTACCATTCAAAAACTTAATGATGAAATAGAAACCGTTAAACAACAACCCGTTAAGAATAGGGATGGTAAGGGGATTGCGTTTCAACATTTGGAACTTTTATGCTGTCCGGTTTGCCAAGAAAGCTTAACCATTGAAGAAGGCACCTTAAAAAATCATAGCGTCTATCATGGTAAGCTAACATGCAATTGTGGTGTCACCATGGATATTGAAGAAGGGATCATCATTACGTCAGAAATGAATCACCCCATCAGCCATGAAGAGCAAGACGATTCCATTAGAAATCTTTTTGCCACCATATCCCATAACTTCATTGAACAGATGCTTTATTATGTGGAAGAAACAACACGCTATATCCTACAGCAAGATTTAGCGTCTAAGACCGTTCTTTTTATGAAAACAGGAGCAGGTACACTTGCTCTGAATGTATTAAGGAAGCTGCCCAAGATTGGTATGCTCATTCTATTTGATGAAGATCTGAATCAATTAAAAGTGACGAAAAATACCATAGACACCCACTATCCAGACTATAACATACTCTATGTGGGCGGTTCGTTGGATTTGCTGCCCATTAAAAGGAAAAGCATCCATTTGGCAGTTGATTTTATGGCCAGCTTTGAAGCAGCATTCGAAAAATCATATAACTTATACCAAGATATCATGAAACATATGCATACCCATAGCAGTATCATGGGACTATTTCTATATTTCAAAAAGAATGCTGTTTTATCAAGATTGGAATCTGAACAACGAAAATTATTAGATGGCTATTTTGTAAGGAATTACTTGAAGAAGTATCAGTATGAACTGATAGAAGACAGTGAAGAAAATATGCTGGATATTGGAAAGGGTATTGATGACTTTTACCAACAGGGTGATCGTGCTGTAACCCACTTAGATAGATATAGTCGATAG